Part of the Silurus meridionalis isolate SWU-2019-XX chromosome 29, ASM1480568v1, whole genome shotgun sequence genome, CTCCGTTGTCAAAGTAGGACATGATGTAGTCCGTCCCCTGAAAAGATGTTCAAGAGACGTGAAAAATGAGATCTCTGCCCCGATTGGGTCACGTGATCTACAGCGTGGATCGGCCGAGCTCACCTCTTCAAACTCTTCCTCGTCGTACTCCTCCACATGGTCAggctcttcttcttcctctccggcattcttcttctccttgtcctcctcctcttctgactggttctcctcctctttttttccaGGTTCTGTCGGGACGTGAGATGTTCGTGAATCAGTCCACAGTCAGCGGCGTGTTTTATCTGTTTGTCAGTCTGCTTACATCGTAAtacgaaataataataaaagtaggaggaggtgggagcttagtgtttaaggcatccacaccaagctgccacttcggggcccctgaggaaggcccttaagCCCATATCTGCTGCATGCCAAATAAATGTGAAGAACAATACAAGCGCAGAGGCATTTACTCATCACAAATACATCCAAATCCTTCTTTGAAGACCTCAGTTTGTTAAGAAGCTGAGATCAGAGAGGGTCTCAGTGGCCAGaacagtggcagattggtggtgctggggtttgaacccccaaccttctcattggaaacccagagccttaaccactaaggaATCACTTGGAGAAAGACTTGAGGAATCGCTTGAAGTGTTTGGGGAAATGATCTGAGAAATGATGAGAAATTATCTGAGAAATTATGAGAAATGATATGAGAAATGATGAGAAATTATTGGAGGTTGAGTTTATTACTGTCATATTAACTCTTTATTTAGCACACAGGTTCTTTCTGCTAGTTTTTAGGtggtatataaataaagtttaatttaattgaatgtagGTTAATAATCAGCAAAGTGCCGATGGAGTGAACCAGAGATACTGTTACACCCTGAAGCTCCTTCTGAACTGTTTAATTCCTTTCACACTGCAGCATATTTCAAACGGATGCTTTATAAATATCAACTAACATCTGCTCTAAAAATCTTTCCCCAGACATGTTATAATACACATGATAGGgtgctgtctcacacacacacacacacacacacacacactaaaaaccTCACCTCCAGTTTCTGTAAGAGTTCTTTGGGAGCAGCAGGCTTCGTTTTGCTTTTCAACACCGGTTTGGTCTCTGTGGGCGGAAACAacagtgtgtatgggtttgtgtgtgtgtgtgtgtgtgtgtgtttgttatcaCTCACTGGATTTGCGTGACTTCTGAACTCTGGGGCAAAGTTCTTTAGGGAGTCGATTCCAGTCTGAAACACAGAAACGGTTTATACATGAGTCCCTACAGAAGTACCTACGGAAGCCCTAATAGGTCAGACAGCATTCGGGGGACTCAGTCAGAAGGACACAGTGctccatgtgtagttaaatggattaAACAAATTACTAATTATTTCAGCCCTAATGTATGAGTAATATAATTTGCATGTTGCCAACATGAATTGACAACATTGGCCTCTAAAAGCTTCTGTACTGTAACTGTTAAAAGCACAGATACTCTAAAGTGTGGATTTTTCTCTTACCTGGAGTCCATTCGCTGTTCTTGGCCTGTCCAGTCTGGTATTTATCTGAGTAACGGGCCACATCTGATCAAACAAAACAAGGTCGTTTACACAATGACACTGCCGTTAAGGTCCCAATAGGTTGCTATTGTGTTTGGACAATAAAACGTGTACTGGCTTCATTTACATGCAAAAGAACAACAGAGACGTCTGAAGCTTCACCCTGGTATTTAGCAACACAATAGAACTGGACTGATTGCTCTGTAAAAAAACAGActgtgctgacactggagacccCCCCCATAAAGTCTCCTTAACTCACCTTTCCGAGGTGCAGATGGTTGGATGTGGAAGGGCAGGTTCCTGCTGGAGGCTCGGAGTTCCTGTTTCAGCGCCAGCAtgtactccacctcctctccagTCTGCAGAGGAACCGGCCTGAACTGCATGGGCTGAGAACCAAAACAAAGCACACTGATAGAAGACACGAACGATCACTACCAACTCCTGTGATTATCTCGGCGTGTTGAAGCGAAACCTACAGGGTAGAGCGCTGTGGGTGCCTGAGCGCCGCTGGGTAGAGCTTCTCCTCGGCCGAAACCCAGAGAGTCCACGTTAAATGTGAAGAGACTCCGACCTCGGCCTCGTCCTGACATGATGCCtacgaaaacacacacacacacacacagtcatgttACACAACACCAGCCTCCTCAGACTTATCATTTCATACTGATCATTGATCAGCTGTTAGAATCACGTGGTACAGTCTGGAAGACATTCTTATTACATGATATAATGACgtcatataaacatatacatgaGAAAGCATGTCGAAATGCTCAGTGtataataacacatttataacgcTGCATATGTGTCTATGTGAGTAGTACACACAATAACACGACTGTGAAAGTGAGTCTTCTCGCACATACATTATGGTTCTTACCTTAGATGTTCAGCTGCTGCTCTTCACGCTAAACCTGCTGATGAACCTCCTCAGATAAACACCATCCGCTTCTTCTGTATTAATGATCTAAATAAATACTACTGTATAAAAACACACCATATGCTATAAAATCACTCGACACTCGTGTGTTAGAAACCACGTGTGCGAGTCCTGATCACACCACATTCCACTTCCGCACCGGCAGGAGGAAAAGGGGAGGAGCCGGAAATCACGTGACTGGGGAGATGTAAACAACGCGCACGTGCTTTTGGGAATCTGAAACAGAGCAATTGTTTTGGTTGCAGTTGAagaataattacataaaaataaaaagtatatatatatatatatatatatatatatatataaaggaaataaaatttatttccttaaaaatatctacaataaaattaaaacgtCTACAATAATCGTTATAAAAGTTAATTCACatgtaattcattattattattgcacatgattgtagaaaatataaaaaatatgtaaatatataaaaacataactatatctatattatctttatatatattcatttacatattaaaactcGTAAATACAtcaaacatacactatatgaacaaaagtattgggacacttgacttctCCTGGACATATTGTGCTTCTTCACCAAACCGTTGGAGGCAAAAACAATTGGACGTCTTTATGTGCGGTAGCATGAAAATGTCCCTTcatcaaattttatttgccCCTGATTgtcctctgtttttttcccatgaTGCTTTTCGATGTTAGTGTAACCTTCAGACGTGAGCGTTTGTTTTGTGTCGACGTCGTTTTTCTCATGTGTTCGAGGTTGTTGGAAGGTCGTCGAAGAAAAGGAGTGAGATAGTGAAATCTGTGTgtggtgaaacacacacacacacacacacacacacacacacacacacacaccgtttttCTGAACTTAGAAGCTTCTTTCTGACCACCTGCTACGGTGATTTGGTTCTTCTGTGTAAATCTAGAAGAACATTCAATTCACAGAAGAGGAAAGAACATGAGGCGtgaaagctgtgtgtgtttctgcactGCCCATTACATCGTCTTTTTTTCCTACTTTATGATTATATTGGACACTTATTTATGTTACAATCATATACTGCATTACAAATAGCATATAATAATCAATCCGACCATAAAGTgtagaaatgtacatttatgtgATGTGTTTTAAGTCTAAGTTTTActcaaaaataattgtttttaaataaaatcttttcccTGCACATTCTCTTAAACGACTAAAAGAGAGTAAATTCTGTAATGATTCAAACACGTCCTCATGCTTGTTCatgctattttattattagtattgtgCTGTTTACAATAAACACTGTAAATCCACCAGTTCAGAGAGGTTTCACTGGGCAGCTTGGTGTCCATATAAAAGCTTAATCTGAATTAAAGACCCCAAGATGATTATAATTTCTTGTACAATGCTTGTGAAAAGTTTAGAAAGTCCCAGTCTTTAATCTCCTTTGAGAGACACgtccatgttccttttgtttctatgcaacaacaTTTCCtttaaccaaacaaatctatacatttccagatgttccactttattttcattgaaaaatccatcctttagcatgaagaacagttttacactttCAGCATCCTGACACttagtttctccaaacgttcagctgaaatactttgtaaAACTTCACTGTTTTTCACTGTTCTTCACTAGTTACACACAGAACTCAACTTCTGCTTACGCTTCTGCTCATCTTCTTAGcgtacggtgaagtcgcttccAATGAGATGCAGTCCAGATGCAATCATATgctgttgaagtatggaatgggagtcATGTTGGATTAGGATTCCTTTTACTTTCCGGAaccttcactgctccaaaacaaccccaaaccattaaacttcatccatgtgtgagtgtgagggtgagggagtctgatcacatcttctctcctgttctccatcttacacaagttcttcagttagagacacaaatgtcacatttggactccacagaactttcatccACTCGTTCACTTTCACATTAATGTCCAAGTTTTTGCCTTTTCttctgagtttgttgcatagaaaccaAAGGAACATGTATGTATCTCAAAAACCATGACTAGATGTTTCCACGCTTTTCACAGCCCTCTTCACTTCACAGGGTATAACAATATTGGAAGTGAAAAATCAACATGcgataaacctgattctgaataTAAGGAACTTTCTATACAGTCAGTGAAAGAGTAACTCTGATAGACAATCCACtgtaaagatccatgaggttattGTAGATGGTTGAAGATGGATGTAGgctgtaaataatttataagTTTTCTATAGTGGCTTCAGACTGCAATCACCATAAACAGTTTAACACTCGAGTCTCCgtcagtgaacagctgataacctcaacatTGATAATGAATAGACCTTCGGTGtctagatgaggatgggttcctcacaaggtttcttcttcatattgTCTCAAGGagtttgttaaaagtgctacattgaattgaattaaaacatCTGGACGAATCTCCCCCGCAAAATATCTAAGTATATTAATCACAGAGATCATATATTTATGATAAACAGAAAAAGTCTAATGTTCATCCTAATTTAAACTTCTATTATGTGCTTCACCATGTAGTTATTAATCATGTGACCTGAAGTGATTTGAAGCCAAAAACCCCATTAAAAATCAATTTCCTCCAAAAAGCATAATGTCATACATTAATTTCTAATCCAGACTTGATTTCAACTTTTCTCAGAATCAAAATGGAAATCCGAGAAGAAAAACCAGGCCGACTGAAAGGCCGTAGCGGAGAAACGAggtgatggaactgtaatggaAGGATGGAGATGCGGTGTTGTGGTGTCCTGGATAAGAAACATCTGCATGGATAAATATTACAGTCAGGATTTTCTTTGTGATAAAACAGATTACGTCAGAAAAATTAGTTCTGCTTACCAACTTGGATTTTAGGGTTGAACTGAAGGCCATTAATTCCAGAGCTGTTGGTGAGGGCACGCTCAAACAGGTTTTTGAGGACCACGGCATTGGTCTGATCCGAGCTGAACTTTAGAGTCACCTTCACCAGCACAGATCCAAGTTCGTTACTGATCAGAGGGGCAGAGAAATAATACCGTGACAAGATTCAAATCTGTTTATAgctatttatatgttttataagcGTAAATGAAACTGTACAGTATGTGGGTTCATTATGATTGAAACTCTCTcagctctctgtgtgtgagagagttagATTGGATTCTATTTATAGATCAGATTTATTCTCAAATGTGATAGGATTTGGTGGTATGTTACTTGCAGGTGACTGCTTTATCAACCCAATCACAGGATAGGATTCTCCTTCAACAAAGCTGTACAGTATTTAGATTAGACCCTGCTTAAACAGCTTGAATTTTGTTTAGCAGTTTTGGGTTTTGGATTGGATTTTACAGCACGTGGTTTGATTTAACCCTGCTAAATGAACAGCACAAAGGTTTGAATCAGATCCTATTTTCTCAGATCATATGTTAGGACTGGACTCTGctaaaaaaggtttttgtttagattagattttgcTTTAACAGCTCTATGCTTGGATTACACCCTGGTTTTGCAACTCTTATGTTTGGATTGGACTCCACGTTAACAGTTCTGTTTTTGGATTGGACTCAGATTTAACCGATTGTGTGTTTGGATTGGACTTCGCTTTAGCATCTTGTGATTTGGATTAGACTACATGTTAAATATTCTGCATTTGGATCAGGCTCCACTTTGATCAGCGCTGTGTTTGGATCAGACTTTGGATTAACATCTTGAAATTTGGATTTGacttcagttcagttcagtttttggATTGAACTTCCTTTTAACAGCTTGGTGTTTTGATTGGACTAGGCTTTAACCGCTCAGTGTTCGGATTAGACTCCCTCTAATAGCCCAGTGTTTGGATTGGACTTCACTTTAACAGCACTGTGTTTGGATTGGACTCTGGTTTAACATCTCTGTGTTTGGCTTCTATTTGTTTTAATAGCTTTAGATTCTGATTGGATTCTGGTTTAGCAGTTGTGTGTTTGGATTGGATTTTGCTTTACCAACTCTCTTTTTGGATTTGACCCAAGTTGAATGGTTTTGTGTTTGGATTGGACTCTGCTGTCCTTTTGATTGAACTACACATTATAGCATAATATAACAattatgtaaacacacacacacacacacacacacacacacacacacacacacaccttgcatAAGGAAATGTCTGATATGTTGgcatttttctttgtcattttattGGTTTTGTGCTCTGAGAGCGTATACAGCTGAATCAGCTCTACAGAAATATGCATCTATTCCATAAATAAGTCACTAATAAAGGCAGTAATGGGAAGAAAACAGGAAAGATGAAAGAAACATCAGCAGGGATTTGCTGTGATGGAAGACATCCTgaagtataatattttaaaattccagatttttattacatattagaATATAAGAGTGATGATTGAAGATCATTACTAATGTAcattatattgacaaaagtattggaaaccagacttttccagctgcAGTTCCCCAAACTCTTAGCACTAAGTTTTGGATTATTGGTTctaaagagacacagagacaggaGGCATATGCAGGAAAGTTGATAATATACAGCATGTggcactgtgcacaaagccggctctaTGAAgataagatatgctttacaaggCTCTGGCAGTGGTTGGTCAAGTGGTTCTAGGGTTCTGGGAGTGGTTGGATGATAAGGTATGGGAGTGTTTAGTCAAGTGGATCAGGGGATGGTTGAACAAGTGGATCAGGGAATGGTTGAACAAGTGGATCAGGGAATGGTTGGATGAGTGGATCAGGGAATGGTTGGATGAGTTGGGTTGAAGAAATTGAAGGACTTGTGAAGGGAGTAACTGTAGTAGAGTCAGCTTGGCTAGTTGTAAGAACAATCGGAAGGGTAGTGTTAGCAACAAATGGAGGAGATGTGGATAAACTAGTGTTAGGAGTAATTATAGGAGGTGGTGATGAAATAATTGAAGGAGTAGTGGATAAAAAAGACATATTTCCAGTTGCAGAAGCAGAATTAGGAGTAAATGGAAGAGTAGTTGGAGGAGATGTGGGTAAGCTGGATGTATTTCCATTTACAGAAGAAGTGTTAGGAGTAATTATAGGAGGTGGTGAGGAAATAATTGAAGGAGTAGTGGATAAAATAGACATATTTCCAGTTTCAGAATTAGGAGTAAATGGAAGAGTAGTTGATGAATTGGTTGGATGACTAGTGTATGAAATAGATATATTATCAGTTACAAATGTAGTGGTAGGAGTAATTGGTGGAGATGTGGGTAAGCTGGATGTATTTCCATTTACAGAAGCAGTGTTAGGAGTAGTTGAATTTGGAGTAAATGAAATAGATGTATTTCCAGTGATAGAACCAGTGTAAGGAGTATTTGGAGAATTAATGGATGAAgttgttatatttaaaattacagaTGTAATTGTGTTAGGAACAGTTGGAGTTGTGGTTGAAGCAATGGTTAGATTAGTGGGAAGAGTAATTTGAGGACCAGCAGTAGGAGTACTTGGAGGGTTCCTGGTTGGATGGGAAGAGTTCATCGGTGCAGGAGGTGATCCCGGTTTGACTGTGTGAAGAGGTTTGTGTTAGTAGTTTTCATTATGATTGCTATATTTTGCGCTTGAATAAGTCAGTGTCTGTTCTTACCCTGTATGAATTCACTGTTGATTTTCAgaccatttatttcatttctgataTTGATGGCCTGCAGAAAGAGGTATTTGATCACCACTGAATTGGTTTGGTCTGAAGAGAACCTGATGATGGCCTGCACGACCACATTTCCAGTGTTGTCACTAAACGTGGAGTCAGAGAAATAGTTATTTTGTAAGTCTGTAATCTGAATCAGAATCTTGCACTCTCTAAAAACTTGTCACTGTGTCACTGGTTGATGCAGTGGATtgcaaaattattcataaacttCAACAATGCTTGGAAGTGAGAGCGCCGTAAATGGAATGAATCAAGTTATAACCAAGTGGTTAGAAGAGTTGGCCTGGGGGCAGAACTATCCATAGTGGAACCATTCCCTTGGCCATTCATTCAGAATGGGGTGAAAAGTGTTGGTGTGGTTTTAGAAAAGACATTGTTGATGTTGCAGAACTTGTGGATGAGGTTTTTGGCTAGTAGTAAAGACTGGTAGTAGTAAAAGTGGTTGGGCGAGTGGTAGGTGTGGTGGTTAGAGTGGTAGGAGTGGTGGTTGGAGTGGTAGGAGTGGTGGTAAGAGTGGTAGGAGTGGTGGTTGGAGTGGTAGGAGTGGTGGTTTGGGTAGTGGTCATAGTCGTAGTTGTGGGAAAAGGGTCACACGAAAATTGATAAGCGTTAACGTGACTGGCTGTATTAACAGGTTCACAGGGATAAGTGGTTGAAGGTATATTAGGGGTGGTGTTTGTTGAGGTCGGAAGGGAAGTGCTGGAGACACGTGGCGCAGGAGCTGATCCTGATAGGACTATGTGGAGAAATTAGcgttagtgtttttattttacgaTTACAAAGGGTATATCGTGAAGCCCAGCACACATGCTTACCCTGTGTAATTCCAGGGTTGATATTAAGcctgtttatttca contains:
- the LOC124382035 gene encoding DNA-directed RNA polymerase III subunit RPC7-like isoform X1; amino-acid sequence: MSGRGRGRSLFTFNVDSLGFGRGEALPSGAQAPTALYPPMQFRPVPLQTGEEVEYMLALKQELRASSRNLPFHIQPSAPRKDVARYSDKYQTGQAKNSEWTPDWNRLPKELCPRVQKSRKSKTKPVLKSKTKPAAPKELLQKLENLEKKRRRTSQKRRRTRRRRMPERKKKSLTMWRSTTRKSLKRGRTTSCPTLTTEKVSEETAMTMRTKPPTEKHTLLNSVLFLFIAFHLRVCVCVCVCVCVCVRERGSVYYPPL
- the LOC124382035 gene encoding DNA-directed RNA polymerase III subunit RPC7-like isoform X2, encoding MSGRGRGRSLFTFNVDSLGFGRGEALPSGAQAPTALYPPMQFRPVPLQTGEEVEYMLALKQELRASSRNLPFHIQPSAPRKDVARYSDKYQTGQAKNSEWTPDWNRLPKELCPRVQKSRKSKTKPVLKSKTKPAAPKELLQKLEGTDYIMSYFDNGEGFGGDSDDNADEATY